The following coding sequences lie in one Oncorhynchus kisutch isolate 150728-3 linkage group LG17, Okis_V2, whole genome shotgun sequence genomic window:
- the LOC109908364 gene encoding zinc finger protein 615 isoform X1, whose protein sequence is MLGFVVLSKLKVHKQLGFTLEHMATVLHGNENKVLVPWLKMDAVPCSWNKTRVQESFARTKPASDALTKLAKLVAQKQESKSQNQLLPDVCPCVCAECGQGFSDMAELLHHQQGEHALPKRHRCLSCGKEFSLLSSLQLHKCIHDAAPCQVCCGKPQLDAPCNACKASTSDSQSVQDKSLHHQSHHHESRSYACAPCGKGFSQKQALLHHQQAGCSKSASRTAKVVSPPADSPSPESALSDSSPPDSPPSDSPSPDATSAPVPDRPNQCPLCSKSFRSGAGLACHQRSSHQKEWSISKYLPPKGGTNGVNRKSKQKSQLLSCRSCDKVFPSTAKLYLHRQESHSREKDIRRDPRPLISKRRKRETYPCDVCGKVFLHHLSLKAHVKNHSQEPPSHVQQVGKAAKEPKLAEKMPKKTKSNLSRKMRGTLVKVSRGRPKKIPMKEEEGEFPCPSCAEVFSLQSVLKEHEELHQPTGSMRHCSVCNQGMSISKKPGAKLRRAYHCVPCLKAFVTLDTFLQHCQNHLVVSGDEERSYSDTDGKI, encoded by the exons ATGCTAGGTTTTGTAGTCTTATCTAAACTCAAAGTACACAAACAACTTGGCTTCACTTTGGAACACATGGCAACGGTGCTACATGGAAATGAAAACAAAGTTTTG GTGCCTTGGTTGAAGATGGATGCAGTTCCTTGCAGTTGGAACAAAACAAGAGTTCAGGAGTCGTTTGCTCGGACTAAGCCTGCATCAGACGCGCTAACAAAGCTGGCAAAACTTGTGGCACAAAAGCAAGAGAGTAAAAGCCAAAACCAACTACTGCCTgatgtgtgcccgtgtgtgtgtgcagagtgcgGTCAGGGATTCTCTGACATGGCCGAGTTATTGCACCACCAGCAGGGAGAGCATGCCTTACCTAAGCGTCACCGATGCCTTTCCTGTGGCAAGGagttctctctcctatcctctttgCAGTTGCACAAGTGTATTCATGATGCAGCCCCTTGTCAGGTCTGTTGTGGTAAACCTCAGCTAGATGCTCCATGCAATGCATGCAAGGCTTCAACCTCAGACTCTCAGAGTGTCCAGGATAAGTCCCTTCATCACCAGTCCCACCATCATGAGAGCAGATCATATGCCTGTGCTCCGTGTGGTAAAGGCTTTAGCCAAAAGCAAGCGCTGCTTCACCATCAGCAGGCTGGCTGTAGTAAATCTGCCTCACGAACTGCAAAGGTTGTCAGCCCTCCCGCTGACTCTCCCTCGCCTGAATCTGCCCTGTCTGACTCTTCTCCCCCTGACTCTCCCCCCTCGGACTCTCCTTCCCCTGATGCCACTAGTGCTCCAGTTCCTGACAGGCCAAACCAATGCCCACTTTGCTCCAAGAGCTTTCGCTCAGGGGCTGGCCTTGCCTGCCATCAGCGATCCTCACATCAGAAGGAGTGGAGTATCTCTAAGTATCTCCCGCCAAAAGGAGGCACAAATGGGGTAAATAGAAAATCCAAGCAGAAGAGTCAACTCCTCTCCTGTCGTTCCTGTGACAAGGTCTTCCCAAGCACTGCCAAGCTGTACTTGCACAGACAAGAATCCCACAGCAGAGAGAAGGATATCAGAAGAGATCCAAGGCCGCTGATTAGCAAGCGGAGGAAAAGAGAGACTTACCCATGTGACGTTTGTGGTAAAGTGTTCTTGCACCATTTGTCACTTAAAGCACACGTCAAGAATCATAGTCAAGAACCACCAAGCCATGTTCAGCAGGTTGGGAAAGCAGCCAAGGAGCCCAAGTTAGCTGAGAAGATGCCAAAAAAGACTAAAAGCAACCTATCACGGAAGATGAGAGGAACTTTGGTCAAGGTTAGCAGAGGGAGACCAAAGAAAATTCCcatgaaagaggaagagggagagtttCCTTGCCCGTCTTGTGCTGAGGTGTTTTCTTTGCAGTCTGTTCTGAAGGAGCATGAGGAGCTGCATCAGCCTACAGGGAGTATGAGACACTGCAGCGTGTGCAATCAGGGCATGAGTATCTCTAAGAAGCCTGGGGCCAAGCTTCGGAGGGCCTACCATTGTGTGCCCTGCCTGAAGGCTTTTGTAACACTGGACACTTTCTTACAACACTGCCAAAATCACCTCGTTGTCAGTGGCGATGAGGAGAGGAGCTATTCAGACACTGATGGCAAAATCTGA
- the LOC109908364 gene encoding zinc finger protein 615 isoform X2, whose amino-acid sequence MDAVPCSWNKTRVQESFARTKPASDALTKLAKLVAQKQESKSQNQLLPDVCPCVCAECGQGFSDMAELLHHQQGEHALPKRHRCLSCGKEFSLLSSLQLHKCIHDAAPCQVCCGKPQLDAPCNACKASTSDSQSVQDKSLHHQSHHHESRSYACAPCGKGFSQKQALLHHQQAGCSKSASRTAKVVSPPADSPSPESALSDSSPPDSPPSDSPSPDATSAPVPDRPNQCPLCSKSFRSGAGLACHQRSSHQKEWSISKYLPPKGGTNGVNRKSKQKSQLLSCRSCDKVFPSTAKLYLHRQESHSREKDIRRDPRPLISKRRKRETYPCDVCGKVFLHHLSLKAHVKNHSQEPPSHVQQVGKAAKEPKLAEKMPKKTKSNLSRKMRGTLVKVSRGRPKKIPMKEEEGEFPCPSCAEVFSLQSVLKEHEELHQPTGSMRHCSVCNQGMSISKKPGAKLRRAYHCVPCLKAFVTLDTFLQHCQNHLVVSGDEERSYSDTDGKI is encoded by the coding sequence ATGGATGCAGTTCCTTGCAGTTGGAACAAAACAAGAGTTCAGGAGTCGTTTGCTCGGACTAAGCCTGCATCAGACGCGCTAACAAAGCTGGCAAAACTTGTGGCACAAAAGCAAGAGAGTAAAAGCCAAAACCAACTACTGCCTgatgtgtgcccgtgtgtgtgtgcagagtgcgGTCAGGGATTCTCTGACATGGCCGAGTTATTGCACCACCAGCAGGGAGAGCATGCCTTACCTAAGCGTCACCGATGCCTTTCCTGTGGCAAGGagttctctctcctatcctctttgCAGTTGCACAAGTGTATTCATGATGCAGCCCCTTGTCAGGTCTGTTGTGGTAAACCTCAGCTAGATGCTCCATGCAATGCATGCAAGGCTTCAACCTCAGACTCTCAGAGTGTCCAGGATAAGTCCCTTCATCACCAGTCCCACCATCATGAGAGCAGATCATATGCCTGTGCTCCGTGTGGTAAAGGCTTTAGCCAAAAGCAAGCGCTGCTTCACCATCAGCAGGCTGGCTGTAGTAAATCTGCCTCACGAACTGCAAAGGTTGTCAGCCCTCCCGCTGACTCTCCCTCGCCTGAATCTGCCCTGTCTGACTCTTCTCCCCCTGACTCTCCCCCCTCGGACTCTCCTTCCCCTGATGCCACTAGTGCTCCAGTTCCTGACAGGCCAAACCAATGCCCACTTTGCTCCAAGAGCTTTCGCTCAGGGGCTGGCCTTGCCTGCCATCAGCGATCCTCACATCAGAAGGAGTGGAGTATCTCTAAGTATCTCCCGCCAAAAGGAGGCACAAATGGGGTAAATAGAAAATCCAAGCAGAAGAGTCAACTCCTCTCCTGTCGTTCCTGTGACAAGGTCTTCCCAAGCACTGCCAAGCTGTACTTGCACAGACAAGAATCCCACAGCAGAGAGAAGGATATCAGAAGAGATCCAAGGCCGCTGATTAGCAAGCGGAGGAAAAGAGAGACTTACCCATGTGACGTTTGTGGTAAAGTGTTCTTGCACCATTTGTCACTTAAAGCACACGTCAAGAATCATAGTCAAGAACCACCAAGCCATGTTCAGCAGGTTGGGAAAGCAGCCAAGGAGCCCAAGTTAGCTGAGAAGATGCCAAAAAAGACTAAAAGCAACCTATCACGGAAGATGAGAGGAACTTTGGTCAAGGTTAGCAGAGGGAGACCAAAGAAAATTCCcatgaaagaggaagagggagagtttCCTTGCCCGTCTTGTGCTGAGGTGTTTTCTTTGCAGTCTGTTCTGAAGGAGCATGAGGAGCTGCATCAGCCTACAGGGAGTATGAGACACTGCAGCGTGTGCAATCAGGGCATGAGTATCTCTAAGAAGCCTGGGGCCAAGCTTCGGAGGGCCTACCATTGTGTGCCCTGCCTGAAGGCTTTTGTAACACTGGACACTTTCTTACAACACTGCCAAAATCACCTCGTTGTCAGTGGCGATGAGGAGAGGAGCTATTCAGACACTGATGGCAAAATCTGA